One window of the Anomaloglossus baeobatrachus isolate aAnoBae1 chromosome 12, aAnoBae1.hap1, whole genome shotgun sequence genome contains the following:
- the LOC142257820 gene encoding mucosal pentraxin-like, with protein MLIWLILWTSGVWGQKDMKDKLFAFPKESSTSYVKLLPEYRGSFSEATVCMRFHSNLTREYSLFSLATWTKENAFLLYYYPDKRNQLLLSVDNEDHYYDLQGNNFTEWTSICATWNSSTWVLWIDGTKYETNAKRKDMKISADHIIIIGQEQDSYGGKFEASQSFVGEITDIIHMWNKTLTDENIMDYFAADEMSGNIINWNGLDYKIFEDVNIQPYVDPYPCISV; from the exons ATGCTGATCTGGTTAATCCTGTGGACTTCGGGAGTTTGGGGCCAAAAAG ATATGAAAGACAAACTGTTTGCTTTTCCCAAAGAGTCGTCCACCTCATATGTTAAGTTACTACCGGAATATCGTGGCTCATTCAGCGAGGCCACTGTCTGCATGAGATTTCACTCAAATCTGACCCGAGAATATTCTTTATTTTCATTGGCCACTTGGACAAAGGAAAATGCCTTTCTCCTCTATTACTATCCAGACAAGAGAAATCAGTTGTTACTATCGGTAGATAATGAAGACCACTATTATGATTTGCAGGGCAATAATTTTACAGAATGGACCAGCATTTGTGCCACGTGGAACTCTTCCACCTGGGTGTTGTGGATCGATGGGACGAAATACGAAACAAATGCGAAACGGAAAGACATGAAGATCAGCGCCGACCATATTATCATTATTGGTCAGGAGCAAGACTCTTATGGAGGAAAATTCGAAGCATCCCAGTCCTTTGTAGGAGAGATAACAGACATTATTCACATGTGGAATAAAACTCTGACCGATGAGAATATTATGGATTATTTTGCCGCTGATGAAATGAGTGGTAACATCATTAACTGGAACGGTTTGGACTACAAGATTTTTGAAGATGTCAACATACAACCATATGTAGATCCCTATCCCTGTATATCCGTATAA
- the LOC142257617 gene encoding serum amyloid P-component-like: MALRGSPPNPTWSTNGNLKDIKRESLQSMERSLIWVISCSLAVSGIIGQTDMNEDVFTFSQSSSDSYVRLYLSRSSPFFELTLCLRFRAVLKAEATIFSLATKHDSNAFRVMIFPKSTKQVTVTVTEDLRYRLKVANFDEWTGMCVGWSSKTGEAPLWVNEETYEGYLETNPILDTPYIVLGQEQDTYGGGYDESQCFLGDIADVNMWNRLLSNGEVIDFLSHDNITGEVMSWRALTFNIAGNVTINTAPCEPINSTKTPD, from the exons ATGGCGCTCCGAGGTAGTCCACCGAATCCAACatggtccacaaatggaaacctgaaagacattaaAAGAGAGAG TCTTCAGAGTATGGAACGTTCCTTGATCTGGGTGATTTCCTGTTCTCTGGCTGTTTCTGGGATCATAGGACAGACAG acatGAATGAAGACGTGTTCACATTCAGCCAATCCTCAAGTGACTCCTACGTTCGCCTCTATCTGTCAAGATCCAGTCCATTTTTTGAACTTACTCTCTGTCTGAGATTCCGAGCAGTTCTTAAAGCAGAAGCGACCATTTTTTCATTGGCCACTAAGCACGATTCCAACGCCTTTCGAGTTATGATATTTCCTAAATCGACTAAACAAGTAACAGTGACTGTGACCGAGGACCTTCGCTACAGACTAAAAGTGGCAAATTTCGATGAATGGACCGGCATGTGTGTAGGGTGGAGTTCGAAAACTGGAGAGGCCCCATTATGGGTCAATGAGGAAACGTATGAAGGATACTTGGAGACAAATCCCATTCTTGATACCCCTTATATtgtcctaggtcaggagcaggataCTTATGGAGGGGGGTATGACGAATCGCAGTGCTTTCTGGGCGACATTGCCGATGTCAATATGTGGAATAGACTTCTATCCAATGGGGAAGTTATAGACTTTCTTTCACACGATAACATAACGGGCGAGGTGATGTCCTGGAGGGCCCTAACTTTTAATATTGCAGGAAACGTCACTATAAATACTGCCCCCTGTGAGCCCATTAATTCTACAAAAACTCCAGATTGA